The following proteins are encoded in a genomic region of Triticum dicoccoides isolate Atlit2015 ecotype Zavitan chromosome 1B, WEW_v2.0, whole genome shotgun sequence:
- the LOC119312006 gene encoding pentatricopeptide repeat-containing protein At5g56310-like — protein sequence MAASSLRGGGGAAAGAVVRGRGHVSLSLLADRCSTLRGLTVVHAAMLVSGRIADDAFAASRLLDAYASLSPPAAVLRLLSSLPYAPNSFMLNTSLRALASSPDPASALAFFSHLRHSAGSSYSPGRHTFPFLLKASARLPLPVSTQIHALAVKHGLDRDTYVANGLVRAYSAAGLIGVARKVFDELPVRSVVVYTTMVSGYAQNGRYQDAVGAFDEMLNEGFEPGAVVLASALSACARSGGLVMGRRVHDIMERRGMAAPVGVILGTALVDMYAKNGAIKEAVTVFKGMPERHTATWNALISALAHHGHGKDALAMFQQMRREGVPPNAITLVGVLSAYCHTGLLDEARRVFASMEDFGVTPSIQHYGCMVDLLGRSGLLSEAEEMIRGMTCKADTMIWGALLTACKNHGDIDVAERAVQEMLKLDPNNHGVYVVLSNIYADADRWQDVDRLRNVMKGARLSKIPGSSAVGGCGNG from the coding sequence ATGGCCGCGTCATctctccgcggcggcggcggcgccgccgccggcgccgtagTCCGTGGCCGCGGACACGTCAGCCTGTCCCTCCTGGCGGACCGCTGCTCCACCCTCCGCGGCCTGACCGTCGTCCACGCGGCCATGCTCGTCTCCGGCCGCATCGCCGACGACGCCTTCGCGGCTTCCCGCCTCCTGGACGCCTACGCCTCGCTCTCCCCTCCGGCCGCCGTGCtccgcctcctctcctccctcccttacgCCCCCAACTCATTCATGCTCAACACCTCCCTCCGCGCCCTCGcctcctcccccgaccccgcctccgccctcgccttctTCTCCCACCTCCGCCACTCCGCCGGCTCCTCCTACTCCCCCGGCAGGCACACCTTCCCCTTCCTCCTCAAGGCCTCCGCTCGCCTCCCTCTTCCCGTCTCCACGCAGATCCACGCGCTCGCCGTCAAGCACGGGCTCGACCGTGATACCTACGTTGCCAACGGCCTTGTCCGCGCCTACTCGGCGGCTGGACTCATTGGTGTCGCGCGGAAGGTGTTCGACGAATTGCCTGTTCGAAGCGTGGTGGTGTATACCACCATGGTATCGGGCTATGCGCAGAACGGGAGGTACCAGGACGCCGTGGGAGCCTTTGATGAGATGCTCAACGAGGGGTTCGAGCCCGGCGCCGTGGTGCTGGCATCCGCGCTATCGGCCTGCGCACGGTCGGGCGGGCTCGTGATGGGGCGGCGTGTTCATGATATCATGGAGAGGAGGGGGATGGCTGCGCCTGTGGGGGTGATCCTTGGCACGGCATTAGTCGACATGTATGCAAAGAATGGGGCGATCAAGGAGGCGGTAACGGTGTTTAAGGGGATGCCTGAGCGGCATACAGCAACATGGAATGCCCTGATCTCAGCGTTGGCACACCATGGGCATGGCAAGGACGCACTGGCGATGTTCCAGCAGATGCGCCGTGAGGGCGTGCCGCCAAATGCAATCACACTTGTCGGGGTTCTGTCAGCGTACTGTCACACAGGGCTGCTCGATGAGGCCCGCAGAGTTTTCGCATCTATGGAGGACTTTGGGGTGACTCCGAGCATCCAACACTATGGGTGCATGGTCGATCTCCTCGGCCGGAGTGGACTCCTATCGGAGGCTGAAGAGATGATACGTGGGATGACATGCAAGGCAGACACTATGATCTGGGGGGCTCTGCTTACAGCCTGCAAGAACCATGGCGACATTGATGTCGCGGAACGGGCTGTGCAAGAGATGCTGAAACTGGACCCCAACAACCATGGCGTGTATGTGGTGCTGTCCAACATATATGCAGATGCTGACAGGTGGCAGGACGTGGATAGGCTGAGGAATGTGATGAAGGGTGCACGGTTGTCAAAGATCCCTGGGTCGAGTGCCGTTGGTGGCTGTGGCAACGGCTGA